In Rhizobium jaguaris, a single window of DNA contains:
- a CDS encoding glycosyltransferase family 4 protein, with protein MKIGIDARNFVTSMTGIGRYLLEMSRHLALLGHDLHFYLPEAPHSNLKVLPTGKLCVSHFPGGIRRMIWAQTELPRLAAKDKIDVFWGPAHRLPFVLNRRIARVITIHDLVWRDMAKTMQWQTWMADRWLMRPGVTVADEIVAVSAATADVLKDQFPGCDKRLNIIYPGLTAIGGEKEPTDLSRFGIDRPYILFVGTLEPRKNLHRLLQAYASLPESTKDGFLIVLAGGQGWRLGDLKQLIAELGIEALVRLTGYVSDADLTELYGHARFLAMPSLYEGFGFPIIEANSWGVPVLTSNTSSMPEVAGDAAILVDPDNVQSIRDGLQRLATDDLLHARLAENSRPNATRFNWRTSALQLEAIFKKAIVEREARLRQY; from the coding sequence ATGAAAATTGGCATCGACGCACGCAATTTTGTAACCAGCATGACCGGCATCGGGCGGTATCTCCTGGAAATGAGCCGTCATCTTGCGCTGCTCGGTCACGACTTGCATTTTTACTTGCCCGAAGCTCCGCACTCCAATCTGAAGGTGCTACCAACGGGGAAGCTGTGCGTATCGCACTTTCCCGGAGGAATCAGGCGCATGATCTGGGCACAAACCGAACTCCCTCGCCTTGCCGCGAAGGATAAGATCGACGTTTTTTGGGGGCCGGCACATCGTCTGCCTTTCGTTCTCAACCGCCGGATTGCGCGCGTGATTACAATTCACGATCTCGTTTGGCGGGACATGGCCAAAACCATGCAATGGCAGACCTGGATGGCCGATCGCTGGCTGATGAGACCGGGGGTCACCGTTGCCGATGAGATTGTTGCCGTTTCCGCCGCGACGGCAGATGTGTTGAAAGATCAGTTTCCCGGATGTGACAAAAGACTGAACATCATTTATCCCGGATTAACCGCGATTGGCGGCGAGAAAGAGCCGACAGACCTCTCGCGGTTTGGTATTGATCGCCCTTACATTCTTTTTGTAGGCACGCTTGAGCCCCGCAAAAACCTCCATAGGCTGCTGCAAGCCTACGCTTCACTTCCTGAATCCACAAAAGATGGATTTCTTATTGTGCTTGCTGGTGGCCAAGGCTGGCGGCTAGGTGATCTAAAACAGCTTATTGCAGAACTGGGAATTGAAGCGCTTGTCCGACTTACGGGTTATGTGTCAGACGCCGATCTGACGGAACTTTATGGCCATGCGAGGTTTCTTGCGATGCCATCCCTATATGAGGGTTTTGGATTTCCTATAATAGAGGCCAACTCGTGGGGAGTTCCCGTGTTGACCTCAAACACGTCGTCGATGCCAGAAGTCGCGGGCGACGCGGCGATCCTGGTGGATCCCGACAACGTTCAATCGATACGGGACGGCCTGCAGAGACTCGCGACTGACGATCTCCTGCATGCTAGGTTAGCTGAAAATTCCCGACCGAATGCAACTCGATTCAATTGGCGAACGAGTGCGCTCCAGCTTGAAGCGATATTCAAAAAGGCTATAGTCGAGCGAGAAGCTCGGCTGCGGCAATATTAG